The DNA segment CTGGTGCGGAAACTGCTGATAGAATCCGAGGTCGAGGATGAGAAGGGCGACGTCATCGGAACGCTCACGATCATCTACGACCACGATGCGGCCAACGTGTCCAATCGACTGCTGCACATACAACACCACCATCACTCCGATATCTCATCGACGACACACATTCACGT comes from the Candidatus Thermoplasmatota archaeon genome and includes:
- the nikR gene encoding nickel-responsive transcriptional regulator NikR, whose product is LVRKLLIESEVEDEKGDVIGTLTIIYDHDAANVSNRLLHIQHHHHSDISSTTHIHVDEQTCLEVLVVRGRGDDVRELADNIKAIKGVKHGELVLTKATL